Proteins encoded by one window of Arachis ipaensis cultivar K30076 chromosome B04, Araip1.1, whole genome shotgun sequence:
- the LOC110270947 gene encoding uncharacterized protein LOC110270947 isoform X2 translates to MAEPERERESELGSRGEKGETRASHHYFYRSKPYCRRRGTNCCCQPQLLVILNCCTVVAAVLVIGCGVGDHRNHHRSYRYFNLVVRPSLASRCYVVTGAAVAPFSRLFVSPVRLS, encoded by the exons ATGGCAGAgccagagagagaaagagagagcgaGCTCGGGAGCAGAGGAGAGAAAGGAGAGACCCGCGCCAGCCACCACTACTTCTACCGTTCGAAACCCTACTGCCGCCGCCGGGGAACAAACTGTTG TTGTCAGCCGCAGCTGCTTGTTATTCTGAACTGCTGCACCGTTGTTGCCGCCGTTCTGGTCATCGGGTGTGGCGTGGGTGATCACCGGAACCACCATCGGAGTTACCGTTATTTCAATTTAGTCGTTCGTCCTTCTTTGG CATCAAGGTGCTACGTCGTCACCGGAGCTGCTGTTGCTCCGTTTTCTCGATTATTCGTAAGCCCAGTAA GATTGAGCTAA
- the LOC110270947 gene encoding uncharacterized protein LOC110270947 isoform X3 — protein MAEPERERESELGSRGEKGETRASHHYFYRSKPYCRRRGTNCCCQPQLLVILNCCTVVAAVLVIGCGVGDHRNHHRSYRYFNLVVRPSLASRCYVVTGAAVAPFSRLFVSPD, from the exons ATGGCAGAgccagagagagaaagagagagcgaGCTCGGGAGCAGAGGAGAGAAAGGAGAGACCCGCGCCAGCCACCACTACTTCTACCGTTCGAAACCCTACTGCCGCCGCCGGGGAACAAACTGTTG TTGTCAGCCGCAGCTGCTTGTTATTCTGAACTGCTGCACCGTTGTTGCCGCCGTTCTGGTCATCGGGTGTGGCGTGGGTGATCACCGGAACCACCATCGGAGTTACCGTTATTTCAATTTAGTCGTTCGTCCTTCTTTGG CATCAAGGTGCTACGTCGTCACCGGAGCTGCTGTTGCTCCGTTTTCTCGATTATTCGTAAGCCCA GATTGA
- the LOC110270947 gene encoding uncharacterized protein LOC110270947 isoform X4, with protein MAEPERERESELGSRGEKGETRASHHYFYRSKPYCRRRGTNCCCQPQLLVILNCCTVVAAVLVIGCGVGDHRNHHRSYRYFNLVVRPSLGSSYGS; from the exons ATGGCAGAgccagagagagaaagagagagcgaGCTCGGGAGCAGAGGAGAGAAAGGAGAGACCCGCGCCAGCCACCACTACTTCTACCGTTCGAAACCCTACTGCCGCCGCCGGGGAACAAACTGTTG TTGTCAGCCGCAGCTGCTTGTTATTCTGAACTGCTGCACCGTTGTTGCCGCCGTTCTGGTCATCGGGTGTGGCGTGGGTGATCACCGGAACCACCATCGGAGTTACCGTTATTTCAATTTAGTCGTTCGTCCTTCTTTGG GATCGAGTTACGGGTCTTGA
- the LOC110270947 gene encoding uncharacterized protein LOC110270947 isoform X1, whose translation MAEPERERESELGSRGEKGETRASHHYFYRSKPYCRRRGTNCCCQPQLLVILNCCTVVAAVLVIGCGVGDHRNHHRSYRYFNLVVRPSLASRCYVVTGAAVAPFSRLFVSPVSCSLFQTLLVTFLL comes from the exons ATGGCAGAgccagagagagaaagagagagcgaGCTCGGGAGCAGAGGAGAGAAAGGAGAGACCCGCGCCAGCCACCACTACTTCTACCGTTCGAAACCCTACTGCCGCCGCCGGGGAACAAACTGTTG TTGTCAGCCGCAGCTGCTTGTTATTCTGAACTGCTGCACCGTTGTTGCCGCCGTTCTGGTCATCGGGTGTGGCGTGGGTGATCACCGGAACCACCATCGGAGTTACCGTTATTTCAATTTAGTCGTTCGTCCTTCTTTGG CATCAAGGTGCTACGTCGTCACCGGAGCTGCTGTTGCTCCGTTTTCTCGATTATTCGTAAGCCCAGTAAGTTGTTCCTTGTTCCAAACTCTTTTAGTTACTTTTCTATTATAG